A single genomic interval of Bacillus sp. es.036 harbors:
- the mreC gene encoding rod shape-determining protein MreC, translating into MPQFFSNKRLIVLLVSIIILVALIGTSMKERDALTMPEQFFKDSIGWLQSIFYKPANSVAGLFESIGEMKDMYEENELLKSRLNEFVAVSEELKTVKKENEDLKSELNIDSSTGLSNYQTFHANMIARSPDRWNDLLTIDKGEQDGVEADMAVATPDGLIGKVKNVQPFSSTVQLVSDVDRTNRIAAMTQEDKNVFGTIEGYDTEKEVLLFSKIPVDTKVEKGQTVITAGNGGIFPRGIVIGEIVDIETDNVGTTQTAYVKPASDLYDINNVMIIDRGAQNVNPDEGEGEEE; encoded by the coding sequence ATGCCACAATTTTTCTCAAATAAACGTCTCATTGTATTGCTTGTGAGCATTATTATTTTAGTTGCCTTAATCGGTACATCAATGAAAGAACGCGATGCACTCACAATGCCTGAGCAGTTTTTTAAAGATTCCATTGGTTGGCTTCAATCAATCTTCTATAAACCCGCTAATTCAGTAGCGGGTTTATTTGAGAGTATTGGAGAAATGAAAGACATGTATGAAGAAAACGAGCTATTAAAGTCGAGGCTCAACGAATTTGTTGCGGTGTCAGAAGAACTGAAAACCGTTAAGAAAGAAAATGAAGATTTAAAAAGTGAGCTAAATATTGACTCCTCAACTGGACTTTCGAACTATCAAACCTTCCATGCGAATATGATTGCGCGTTCACCAGACCGTTGGAACGATTTGTTAACGATTGATAAGGGAGAACAGGATGGGGTAGAAGCGGATATGGCCGTTGCTACACCTGATGGTCTAATTGGTAAAGTGAAAAATGTTCAGCCTTTCTCATCAACGGTTCAACTAGTGAGTGATGTTGACCGTACGAATCGAATTGCTGCAATGACGCAGGAAGATAAGAATGTTTTCGGAACAATTGAAGGATATGATACGGAAAAAGAGGTATTGCTTTTCTCGAAAATTCCGGTAGATACGAAAGTAGAAAAAGGCCAAACCGTTATTACAGCAGGAAATGGTGGAATATTCCCACGCGGTATTGTTATCGGTGAAATTGTTGATATTGAAACGGATAACGTTGGTACGACCCAGACTGCTTATGTGAAACCAGCGTCTGACTTATATGATATTAACAATGTTATGATCATCGACCGTGGAGCACAAAACGTAAATCCTGATGAGGGGGAAGGTGAAGAAGAATGA
- a CDS encoding transcription repressor NadR: MGQDGEKILGENRRSLLLQWLKESDKPLTGSDLSSRTNVSRQVIVQDISLLKARNEPIIATSQGYIMFNTERENRKYEQVIACKHSPKDTKNELYTIVDHGGTVKDVTVEHPLYGHLTASLFVGNRLEADQFLSKLSMTNASLLSELTSGVHLHTIEANSKTQLEAVIQALKEQGFLLEQD; this comes from the coding sequence ATGGGACAAGATGGAGAAAAAATATTAGGAGAGAATCGAAGATCACTACTTCTTCAGTGGCTAAAAGAGAGCGATAAACCACTAACAGGAAGTGATTTATCGAGTCGTACGAATGTTAGCCGTCAAGTAATCGTTCAGGATATTTCGTTATTAAAAGCAAGAAATGAACCGATTATTGCAACTTCACAAGGATATATCATGTTTAATACCGAAAGAGAAAACAGAAAGTATGAACAGGTTATCGCCTGCAAGCATTCACCCAAAGATACAAAAAATGAGCTTTATACGATTGTAGATCACGGAGGAACTGTTAAAGATGTTACCGTCGAACACCCATTATACGGGCATTTAACAGCTTCCCTTTTCGTAGGGAATCGCCTTGAAGCAGATCAATTTTTATCAAAGCTTTCTATGACAAATGCCTCGCTTTTATCTGAACTTACTTCAGGAGTGCACCTTCATACCATTGAAGCGAATTCTAAAACACAGCTTGAAGCTGTCATTCAGGCATTAAAAGAACAAGGTTTTTTGTTAGAACAAGATTAA
- the obgE gene encoding GTPase ObgE, with amino-acid sequence MFVDQVKVFVKAGDGGNGMVAFRREKYVPDGGPAGGDGGKGASVIFEVEEGLRTLMDFRYNRHFKAKTGEHGRSKNQHGRNAEDMVVKVPPGTIVSNADTGEVIADLTEHGQRATVARGGRGGRGNSRFASPSNPAPELSENGEPGEEKDVTLELKVLADVGLVGFPSVGKSTLLSVVSAAKPKIAAYHFTTIAPNLGVVDTKDGRSFVMADLPGLIEGAHEGVGLGHQFLRHIERTRVIVHVIDMSGMEGRDPYEDYLKINDELKQYKMRLMERPQIIVANKMDLPDSEENLEVFKGKLEEDFPIYPISAVTRQGVQEVLFEIADKLETTPEFPLDEEKEEETRVMYRHEKGAPEFFVTRDSDGTFVVNGPRIEKLFKMTDFNREDNVRRFAQQMRSMGIDEALRERGAEDGDAVRILEFEFEFVD; translated from the coding sequence ATGTTTGTAGATCAGGTCAAAGTATTTGTTAAAGCAGGCGATGGCGGAAATGGTATGGTTGCCTTCCGTCGAGAGAAGTATGTACCGGATGGCGGTCCTGCAGGTGGCGATGGAGGAAAAGGCGCTAGCGTCATATTTGAAGTAGAAGAAGGTCTTCGTACACTTATGGACTTTCGTTACAATCGTCACTTTAAAGCGAAAACCGGTGAACACGGTCGTTCAAAGAATCAGCATGGACGTAATGCAGAGGATATGGTTGTTAAAGTTCCACCTGGTACAATCGTTTCAAATGCAGATACCGGAGAAGTAATTGCAGATTTAACGGAACACGGTCAGCGTGCAACAGTTGCACGAGGCGGACGAGGTGGACGTGGGAATTCACGTTTTGCATCACCTTCTAACCCGGCGCCAGAGCTTTCAGAGAATGGTGAACCTGGGGAAGAAAAAGATGTTACTTTAGAGCTCAAGGTTCTAGCTGATGTTGGACTTGTTGGATTTCCTAGTGTAGGAAAGTCAACGCTTTTATCCGTAGTATCAGCAGCGAAGCCGAAAATTGCAGCGTACCACTTTACAACAATCGCTCCTAATTTAGGCGTTGTTGATACGAAAGATGGTCGCAGTTTTGTTATGGCTGATTTACCTGGACTTATCGAAGGTGCTCATGAAGGAGTTGGGCTTGGCCATCAGTTCCTTCGTCATATTGAACGTACACGAGTCATCGTTCATGTCATTGATATGTCTGGTATGGAAGGGCGAGACCCTTATGAAGACTACTTAAAGATCAATGATGAATTAAAGCAATATAAAATGCGTCTAATGGAGCGTCCGCAAATTATTGTCGCTAATAAAATGGATCTTCCAGATTCTGAGGAAAACCTTGAAGTTTTCAAGGGAAAATTAGAGGAAGATTTCCCGATTTATCCGATTTCTGCTGTAACGCGTCAGGGTGTACAGGAAGTATTGTTTGAAATTGCAGACAAGCTTGAAACAACACCTGAATTCCCTCTTGATGAAGAGAAGGAAGAAGAAACTCGCGTAATGTATCGTCACGAGAAAGGTGCACCAGAATTCTTTGTGACACGTGATAGCGATGGAACGTTCGTAGTGAATGGACCTAGAATTGAAAAGCTATTCAAAATGACAGACTTTAATCGAGAAGACAACGTCCGCAGGTTCGCTCAACAGATGCGTAGCATGGGTATTGATGAAGCGCTTCGAGAGCGTGGAGCTGAAGACGGAGATGCAGTTCGGATTCTGGAGTTCGAATTTGAGTTCGTAGACTGA
- a CDS encoding ribonuclease E/G — translation MEFIVLKKNEWQAAAIVKDQEITDIWAEAINPKKPDEGDLILGKVSSILDDKNAAFISLGSGKPGLLNGDELVCAQQKKTAGERMPAVSDCIEEGQPILVQVKHPGFDRKGPIVSELVALTGDSLVYMPYACYSAVSKQLPTKREELLQIAHQHCLEQEGLIFRTSAGNLSEAELLDELYNHREEWKQLIVYAASVRAPCLIKKAGGLAERISKLYPLHRVTKLATNDDETVKTFLPLLSKEAKVMSQDEKKNALHLLERTIEGMEKTVKIGKAALHIEETNAVTAIDVDSGGVRKMTKNQTHFEVNLTAIDEIAKQLRLRNIGGMIIVDFLRVDEKERQTLFAQMKKKEKIDKRLKVAGFTKLGLFEMQRKKAGLPLSKLI, via the coding sequence ATGGAATTCATTGTTCTTAAAAAAAACGAGTGGCAGGCGGCCGCTATTGTAAAAGATCAAGAAATAACAGATATTTGGGCGGAGGCAATCAACCCAAAAAAACCAGATGAGGGAGACCTTATTCTAGGGAAAGTATCGTCTATTTTAGACGATAAGAATGCGGCATTTATTTCACTTGGTAGCGGAAAACCAGGCCTTTTAAATGGTGATGAACTCGTTTGTGCACAGCAAAAAAAGACAGCCGGGGAACGGATGCCGGCTGTTTCTGATTGTATTGAAGAAGGTCAGCCCATTCTTGTTCAGGTGAAGCACCCTGGGTTCGATCGAAAAGGTCCGATTGTATCAGAATTGGTGGCGTTAACTGGTGATTCTCTCGTCTATATGCCGTACGCCTGTTATTCAGCCGTATCAAAACAGCTGCCAACAAAGAGAGAAGAGCTTCTTCAAATTGCTCATCAACATTGCCTTGAACAAGAAGGACTTATCTTTCGGACAAGCGCAGGAAATTTGAGTGAAGCAGAGCTTTTAGATGAGCTTTACAACCATCGTGAAGAGTGGAAGCAGCTTATTGTTTACGCCGCTTCGGTTCGAGCACCGTGTCTTATAAAAAAAGCCGGGGGACTTGCTGAACGAATTAGCAAACTTTATCCTCTTCATCGAGTAACGAAACTAGCGACAAATGACGACGAAACGGTTAAGACATTCCTGCCTCTATTGTCAAAAGAGGCGAAAGTAATGTCTCAAGACGAAAAGAAGAACGCTCTTCATCTCCTTGAAAGAACGATTGAGGGAATGGAGAAAACAGTTAAAATAGGGAAAGCAGCTCTACATATAGAAGAAACAAATGCAGTAACAGCGATTGATGTGGATAGTGGTGGTGTCAGAAAAATGACAAAAAATCAAACCCATTTTGAAGTGAACTTGACGGCTATCGATGAAATTGCAAAACAGCTGCGACTTCGAAATATTGGTGGCATGATTATTGTTGATTTTTTAAGGGTTGATGAGAAAGAACGACAAACGTTATTCGCTCAAATGAAGAAAAAGGAAAAAATAGACAAACGTTTGAAGGTCGCTGGCTTCACAAAGCTTGGTCTGTTTGAAATGCAGCGAAAGAAGGCGGGACTTCCTCTCAGCAAACTGATTTAA
- the minC gene encoding septum site-determining protein MinC → MKLSMVQKQTQHFVTIKGTKDGLNLILDDSCAFRDVINELDEKLSARHIQQTEGHTITVTLKLGNRYLTEKQERELRAMIQSKQNLEIDRIDSNVMSRDEAEEERKRSRITSVARTVRSGQVLEVEGDLLLIGDVNPGGTVKAFGNIFVMGALRGIAHAGAYGDIKAVITAAVMKPSQLKIADLISRPPDQVGASIHEAECAFVKDGQSEISVDRVQILTKVRPNLTRL, encoded by the coding sequence ATGAAATTGTCTATGGTACAAAAGCAAACACAGCATTTTGTTACGATTAAAGGAACGAAAGACGGCTTGAATCTGATTTTAGATGATTCCTGCGCTTTTCGTGATGTTATAAATGAACTTGATGAAAAACTTTCCGCTCGTCATATTCAGCAGACGGAAGGACATACGATTACAGTAACGCTCAAGCTTGGGAATCGTTATTTAACAGAAAAGCAAGAAAGAGAACTTCGTGCGATGATTCAATCTAAGCAAAATCTAGAAATTGATCGCATTGATTCGAATGTTATGTCGCGTGACGAAGCCGAAGAAGAGCGTAAGAGATCCAGGATTACGTCCGTAGCGAGAACGGTACGATCAGGGCAGGTTCTTGAAGTGGAAGGTGATCTTCTCCTGATTGGTGATGTGAATCCTGGTGGTACTGTTAAAGCTTTTGGCAATATATTTGTAATGGGGGCACTTCGAGGCATTGCTCATGCGGGGGCTTATGGGGATATAAAGGCGGTTATTACAGCCGCTGTTATGAAACCTTCGCAGCTTAAAATCGCAGATTTAATCAGTAGGCCGCCTGATCAAGTAGGGGCAAGCATTCATGAAGCAGAATGTGCTTTTGTCAAAGACGGTCAATCTGAAATTAGCGTTGATCGCGTTCAAATACTGACCAAAGTACGACCGAATTTGACTAGGTTGTAG
- the mreD gene encoding rod shape-determining protein MreD has protein sequence MRRFFLVGTLFVLFLLEGTVFQVFAPEQYGFDFQLIPRFVTVIVVMIGMVLSPAYGVLYGVVFGLLHDLIYTDLVGVYMFGMSVAAYIIGYLSKVFHLNWFTTLILGLLGVTLMEFYVYELFSLINVTDVSFPSFFYSRYLPSLLLNGIFLLIVYYPVKRLLEDLSESRRQENQAKRRSFL, from the coding sequence ATGAGGCGTTTTTTTCTAGTTGGAACGCTATTTGTTCTTTTTCTTTTGGAAGGAACCGTTTTTCAGGTGTTCGCACCTGAACAATACGGCTTTGACTTTCAGCTCATCCCGCGTTTTGTAACGGTGATTGTGGTTATGATTGGGATGGTTTTGTCACCTGCTTATGGCGTCCTATACGGTGTTGTTTTTGGACTTCTACATGATCTGATTTATACAGATCTTGTTGGGGTATATATGTTTGGAATGTCGGTTGCAGCCTACATAATCGGTTACTTATCGAAGGTTTTTCATCTAAATTGGTTTACGACACTTATACTTGGGTTATTAGGTGTAACATTGATGGAATTCTATGTGTATGAACTATTTTCTTTAATAAATGTAACCGACGTATCCTTTCCTTCCTTTTTCTACAGTCGCTATCTTCCTTCCTTACTTTTAAATGGAATCTTTTTGCTTATTGTTTACTACCCTGTAAAACGGTTGCTTGAAGATTTATCTGAAAGCCGTAGACAAGAAAATCAGGCCAAAAGAAGGAGTTTCCTTTAG
- a CDS encoding M23 family metallopeptidase, translating to MRKDLDDVRKRLHSRKKQRQPMRGAPRSSQSHDHMPTLTNQNVEMKIHPLFNKQSFLMRAMIAACLFLGVGILFKAESDRLVPAQDYVTDMMAEEFQFASVKDWYEGNFGNPVALFPTSPETNSNAEAPVYALPASGKVLENFETTGKGIMVETVLSSGVEAIDAGVVTYAGDKEGIGQTVVLQHTDGSESWYGMLDSIDVSLYDFVQTKDQLGSVSNSEDGKTGTFYFAIKKNEAFIDPLQVVPIE from the coding sequence ATGCGGAAAGATCTGGATGATGTGAGAAAACGACTCCATTCGAGAAAGAAGCAGCGTCAGCCAATGCGTGGAGCACCTCGATCAAGCCAAAGTCATGATCATATGCCTACTCTTACAAATCAAAATGTTGAAATGAAAATTCACCCGCTTTTTAACAAGCAAAGTTTTTTAATGCGAGCGATGATTGCGGCCTGCTTATTTCTAGGTGTAGGGATTTTATTTAAAGCAGAGAGCGATCGACTCGTTCCAGCCCAGGATTATGTTACTGATATGATGGCGGAAGAATTTCAGTTTGCCTCGGTGAAGGATTGGTATGAAGGGAATTTTGGAAATCCAGTTGCTTTATTTCCAACATCTCCAGAAACAAATTCGAATGCTGAAGCTCCTGTCTATGCGCTACCTGCGAGCGGGAAAGTACTTGAGAATTTTGAGACCACTGGAAAAGGGATTATGGTCGAAACTGTCCTAAGTTCTGGAGTCGAAGCGATCGATGCAGGGGTGGTCACCTATGCAGGAGATAAAGAAGGGATAGGGCAGACTGTTGTTCTTCAACATACTGATGGAAGCGAGTCATGGTATGGTATGCTGGATTCAATTGATGTTTCTCTTTACGATTTTGTTCAAACGAAGGACCAACTTGGAAGCGTCTCAAACTCTGAAGATGGCAAGACAGGAACATTTTATTTTGCCATAAAGAAAAACGAAGCGTTTATTGATCCGCTTCAAGTTGTACCAATCGAATAA
- a CDS encoding ribosomal-processing cysteine protease Prp, translated as MIRFNLKRDSDNRIISFSLSGHAESGPYGYDLVCAGVSAVSIGTVNAIESLCDVHLIVDMEDEGGYLSCTVPARLDQRTDENIQLLLQGMEVSISAIAEEYGKHIQITHT; from the coding sequence ATGATACGTTTCAACTTGAAGCGCGATTCTGACAATCGCATTATTTCTTTTTCCCTATCTGGACACGCTGAGTCTGGCCCGTACGGCTATGATTTAGTATGCGCAGGTGTTTCTGCTGTGTCGATTGGAACTGTGAACGCGATTGAATCCCTTTGCGATGTACATCTCATAGTTGACATGGAGGATGAAGGTGGGTATCTCAGCTGTACCGTTCCAGCTCGTCTGGACCAGCGTACGGATGAGAATATTCAACTTCTCCTTCAAGGAATGGAAGTATCCATTTCCGCTATTGCCGAGGAATACGGCAAGCATATCCAAATTACTCACACATAG
- a CDS encoding M50 family metallopeptidase, with translation MITIHPLFWMTIGLSILTGRFREMLLLFLVVLIHELGHAGAARFFGWRVNEIVLLPFGGVAVVDEHGNRPLKEELIVILAGPFQHVWMIGVGAIFYYLGLWDDMFSLFLLHNLMVLLFNLLPIWPLDGGKLLFLFYSLRYPFKASHRVMLHSSFVCLCLLMMATIVFFPFHLNLWMVIIFLSVSLFKEWKHHHYIYLRFLLERYSTTFKGKKKVVSVASEMKLTDLLATFYRGYHYQIVITDLNVEADEQVLLHAYFKKNQIGCAVGTLFR, from the coding sequence ATGATAACAATCCATCCGCTTTTCTGGATGACAATTGGTCTTTCTATTCTAACAGGGCGTTTTCGAGAAATGCTGCTGCTGTTCCTCGTTGTCCTTATTCATGAGTTAGGACATGCGGGAGCAGCTCGTTTTTTTGGGTGGCGAGTTAATGAAATCGTTCTTTTACCGTTCGGTGGTGTTGCTGTAGTGGATGAGCATGGAAACCGCCCGTTAAAAGAAGAACTTATTGTTATTCTTGCTGGTCCATTCCAACATGTTTGGATGATAGGAGTTGGGGCGATCTTCTATTATTTAGGTTTATGGGATGATATGTTCAGTCTTTTCCTACTTCATAATTTAATGGTTCTCCTCTTTAATTTATTGCCGATATGGCCACTTGATGGCGGAAAGCTTCTTTTTTTATTTTATTCCCTACGTTATCCTTTTAAAGCTTCTCATAGAGTAATGCTTCATTCGTCCTTTGTTTGTTTATGTTTACTCATGATGGCAACGATTGTCTTTTTTCCATTTCACTTAAATTTGTGGATGGTGATCATTTTTCTTTCCGTATCATTGTTCAAAGAGTGGAAACATCATCATTATATTTATTTGCGGTTTTTACTTGAACGTTATTCAACAACGTTTAAAGGGAAAAAAAAGGTTGTTTCAGTAGCTTCTGAAATGAAATTAACAGATCTTCTCGCAACATTTTATCGTGGATATCACTATCAAATCGTCATAACAGATCTAAACGTAGAGGCGGATGAGCAAGTTTTACTTCATGCCTATTTTAAGAAAAATCAAATTGGCTGTGCAGTTGGTACGCTATTTAGGTAA
- a CDS encoding ACT domain-containing protein, giving the protein MSKEDKNFYLVREDVLSDSMLKTLQAKLLLESGTVESVREAIDEVGVSRSAFYKYRDTILPFHTMIIEQIVTLSVHLEDRSGALSRVLSTVAQLGCNLLTINQTIPLQGYATVILTMEIGESNLRLNDLLVKIKEIEAVNNAEIIGSGA; this is encoded by the coding sequence ATGAGCAAAGAAGACAAGAATTTTTATCTTGTTCGAGAAGATGTTTTATCTGATTCGATGTTAAAAACGCTACAGGCGAAACTTCTTCTTGAAAGTGGAACAGTTGAATCTGTCAGAGAAGCCATTGATGAAGTAGGGGTAAGCCGTAGTGCCTTTTATAAATATCGCGATACGATCTTACCGTTTCATACGATGATCATTGAACAGATTGTAACACTTTCTGTTCACCTTGAGGATCGTTCAGGAGCGCTCTCAAGAGTGCTAAGTACAGTCGCGCAGCTCGGTTGTAATTTATTAACGATCAACCAAACAATCCCTCTACAGGGCTATGCTACGGTTATCTTAACAATGGAAATTGGAGAATCCAATCTGCGCTTAAACGATTTACTTGTGAAAATAAAAGAAATTGAAGCGGTTAACAATGCTGAAATTATTGGATCTGGAGCATAG
- the rpmA gene encoding 50S ribosomal protein L27, protein MLKMNLQFFASKKGVGSTKNGRDSISKRLGAKSADGEFVSGGSILFRQRGTKIYPGTNVGRGGDDTLYAKIDGVVKFERLGRDRKQVSVYPVAKEA, encoded by the coding sequence ATGTTGAAAATGAATCTACAGTTTTTCGCATCGAAAAAGGGTGTAGGTAGTACAAAAAACGGCCGTGATTCAATCTCCAAGCGTCTTGGCGCGAAGAGCGCAGACGGCGAGTTCGTATCCGGCGGTTCGATTCTTTTCCGTCAACGCGGAACTAAGATCTACCCTGGTACAAACGTTGGCCGTGGTGGAGACGACACTCTATATGCGAAAATCGACGGCGTCGTGAAGTTCGAGCGTCTTGGACGTGACCGTAAACAAGTAAGTGTATATCCAGTTGCTAAAGAAGCATAA
- the pheA gene encoding prephenate dehydratase, protein MDTKKKIGFLGPEGTFTEIAAKTLFDEEDRTPFPTIRACLEAVENGDVDYGVVPLENTIEGSVNMTLDLLSQQVSLPIVGELVLPIRQHLLIHPDQKDWKKVKRVLSHPHAIAQCHVFLQQELPEAELSNAPSTSAAAEHVQNSGKIEEAAIGNELAAEKYGLTIAQGDIHDTEDNDTRFLVLHKTAEALPKTPLFREDRVTYKIILPSDYPGALHQVLAAFAWRNLNLTKIESRPMKTGLGNYFFIIDVERPNRDVLLKGVMEEIQALGIGISVLGEYPCFVVTPK, encoded by the coding sequence ATGGATACCAAAAAAAAGATAGGTTTTCTTGGGCCTGAAGGAACGTTTACAGAAATTGCAGCAAAAACGTTATTTGATGAGGAGGATCGTACACCTTTTCCAACCATACGCGCTTGCCTTGAAGCGGTGGAAAACGGAGACGTCGATTATGGTGTTGTTCCGCTAGAGAATACGATAGAAGGTTCTGTTAATATGACGCTTGACCTGCTCTCACAACAAGTATCACTACCAATCGTTGGAGAGCTCGTTTTGCCGATCAGACAGCACTTGCTTATTCATCCTGATCAAAAGGATTGGAAAAAAGTAAAGCGTGTCCTTTCGCATCCGCATGCGATCGCCCAATGTCATGTCTTTCTTCAACAGGAGTTACCTGAAGCAGAGCTCAGTAATGCACCTTCAACAAGTGCTGCTGCTGAACATGTGCAAAACTCTGGGAAGATTGAAGAGGCTGCAATCGGAAATGAACTTGCTGCAGAAAAATACGGTTTAACGATTGCTCAAGGTGATATTCATGATACGGAAGATAATGACACGCGGTTTCTAGTGTTACACAAAACTGCTGAAGCTTTACCGAAAACCCCTTTATTCCGTGAAGATCGTGTCACATACAAAATTATTCTTCCATCTGATTATCCTGGAGCACTTCATCAAGTGCTTGCTGCATTTGCGTGGCGTAACCTAAATTTAACGAAAATTGAGTCGCGCCCGATGAAAACAGGACTTGGAAATTACTTTTTTATTATCGATGTGGAACGTCCTAACCGTGATGTCCTGTTAAAAGGGGTCATGGAGGAAATACAAGCGCTTGGCATTGGGATTTCTGTACTAGGCGAGTATCCATGTTTCGTCGTAACTCCTAAATAA
- the minD gene encoding septum site-determining protein MinD — protein sequence MGDAIVITSGKGGVGKTTTTANIGTALALSGKKVCLVDTDIGLRNLDVVMGLENRIIYDLVDVAEERCRLHQALIKDKRFEALYMLPAAQTKDKSAVQPAQMKKIIDELKQDYDYVLIDCPAGIEQGFKNAIAGADKSVVVTTPETSAVRDADRIIGLLEKEENIEAPKLVVNRIRNHMMESGEMLDVDEIVSILAIDLLGIVGDDDTVITASNKGEPIALDPSSKASIAYRNIARRILGESVPLLSLQEERGVFSKVKKFFGMRS from the coding sequence GTGGGAGACGCTATCGTCATTACTTCCGGAAAAGGTGGTGTGGGTAAGACCACAACGACAGCAAACATTGGAACAGCTCTTGCACTATCGGGGAAAAAAGTATGTCTGGTTGATACGGATATCGGTCTTCGAAATCTTGATGTAGTGATGGGGCTTGAGAATCGTATTATTTATGATCTTGTCGATGTAGCTGAGGAAAGATGTAGACTTCATCAAGCCTTAATTAAAGACAAGCGCTTTGAGGCACTTTACATGCTTCCTGCAGCACAAACGAAAGATAAATCTGCTGTGCAGCCGGCGCAAATGAAGAAAATTATCGATGAATTAAAGCAAGATTACGATTATGTGTTAATTGATTGTCCGGCAGGCATTGAGCAGGGCTTTAAAAATGCCATCGCTGGTGCAGATAAATCGGTTGTTGTTACAACACCTGAAACGTCGGCTGTAAGAGATGCTGATCGCATTATTGGCCTTCTCGAAAAAGAAGAGAACATCGAAGCACCGAAACTTGTAGTAAACCGCATTCGAAACCACATGATGGAAAGTGGCGAAATGCTTGATGTGGACGAAATTGTTTCGATACTTGCAATTGATCTCCTGGGCATTGTAGGGGATGACGATACGGTTATTACAGCTTCGAATAAAGGAGAGCCAATTGCGCTTGATCCTAGTTCAAAAGCTTCGATTGCCTACCGTAATATCGCAAGAAGAATTTTAGGTGAATCGGTTCCTCTTCTCTCTCTTCAAGAAGAAAGAGGCGTGTTTAGTAAAGTGAAAAAGTTTTTTGGAATGCGTTCTTAA
- a CDS encoding Spo0B C-terminal domain-containing protein produces MSKKWNTFDVLRHSRHDWLNRLQLIKGNLALDHVDRAKEIIEEIIIQSRQEAKLSNLNAPKLAEYILTFNWCNHLFQLDFEVIGDEYDICAYEADLIALIAQCTTVLDSHVNVPADHHLLLTLQLYHEEIHLVFDFQGEVSDQNKLKLAFENPDVKSAKLIELEQTEQELVSTFLIK; encoded by the coding sequence ATGTCTAAAAAGTGGAATACCTTTGATGTTCTGCGCCATTCTCGTCATGATTGGTTAAATCGTTTGCAGTTAATCAAAGGCAACCTTGCACTGGATCATGTGGACAGGGCAAAGGAAATTATTGAAGAAATTATTATCCAGTCGAGACAGGAAGCAAAATTGTCGAATTTAAATGCTCCGAAACTTGCAGAATATATATTAACGTTTAACTGGTGTAACCATTTATTTCAGTTGGATTTTGAAGTGATCGGAGACGAGTATGATATTTGCGCTTACGAAGCAGATCTCATTGCGTTAATTGCTCAATGTACAACAGTGCTTGATTCACATGTGAATGTGCCTGCGGATCACCACTTGTTATTAACGCTTCAGTTGTACCACGAAGAAATTCATCTTGTTTTTGACTTTCAGGGTGAAGTTTCCGATCAAAACAAGCTCAAGCTGGCGTTCGAGAATCCTGATGTAAAAAGCGCTAAATTGATTGAATTAGAGCAAACGGAACAGGAGCTAGTTAGCACGTTTTTGATTAAATGA
- the rplU gene encoding 50S ribosomal protein L21 — MYAIIETGGKQIKVTEGQEIYIELLNTEAGETVTFDRVLMVGGDDIKVGSPMLDGATVTGKVDKHGKGKKITVYKYKPKKNYRRKQGHRQPYTKVVIDKINA; from the coding sequence ATGTACGCAATTATTGAAACTGGTGGTAAACAAATCAAGGTTACTGAAGGTCAAGAAATCTACATCGAGCTTCTTAACACTGAAGCAGGTGAAACGGTTACTTTTGACCGTGTGCTAATGGTAGGTGGAGATGACATTAAAGTTGGTTCTCCTATGCTAGATGGCGCTACTGTAACTGGTAAAGTTGACAAGCACGGTAAAGGTAAGAAAATCACGGTTTATAAATATAAGCCAAAGAAAAACTACCGTCGTAAGCAAGGACACCGTCAACCTTACACTAAAGTAGTTATCGACAAAATTAACGCTTAA